The following proteins come from a genomic window of Aggregicoccus sp. 17bor-14:
- a CDS encoding M23 family metallopeptidase — protein sequence MLTALALLLATGCATPRAVAPHASALPERAPAPRPSAAQAALRITPHEEPELVAVRHRVAAGETVYRISLSYGLRPEELMAANGMSDPRTLAVGQELLIPGAQKAVRVAAAPDRDESEVRASPAPREAPSRVKGRATPASLSERPKVATQGLLEWPLRGVLYGRFGKKGREPHDGIDLAAPEGTPVRTARPGHVLYAGEQKGYGNIVIVDHGDSLVTLYAHNQDLRVKTGQQVRGGQVVATVGQSGKTSGPHLHFEVRRDGLPVDPLDFLGALPTQ from the coding sequence GTGCTCACTGCGCTCGCGCTGCTGCTCGCCACCGGCTGTGCCACGCCCCGTGCCGTGGCGCCCCACGCCTCGGCGCTGCCCGAGCGCGCGCCCGCGCCGCGTCCCTCTGCCGCCCAGGCTGCCCTGCGCATCACGCCGCACGAGGAGCCGGAGCTGGTGGCGGTGCGCCATCGCGTGGCGGCCGGGGAGACCGTGTACCGCATCTCGCTGAGCTACGGCCTGCGCCCGGAGGAGTTGATGGCGGCGAACGGCATGAGCGACCCGCGCACGCTCGCCGTGGGCCAGGAGCTGCTCATCCCCGGCGCCCAGAAGGCCGTGCGGGTGGCCGCGGCGCCGGACCGCGACGAGTCCGAGGTGCGCGCCTCCCCCGCGCCGCGCGAGGCGCCCAGCCGGGTGAAGGGGCGCGCCACGCCTGCGAGCCTGAGCGAGCGGCCGAAGGTGGCCACCCAGGGGCTGCTGGAGTGGCCGCTGCGCGGCGTGCTCTACGGCCGCTTCGGCAAGAAGGGGCGCGAGCCGCACGACGGCATCGACCTCGCCGCCCCCGAGGGCACCCCCGTGCGCACCGCACGCCCGGGCCACGTCCTCTACGCCGGAGAGCAGAAGGGCTACGGCAACATCGTCATCGTGGACCACGGCGACAGCCTGGTGACGCTGTACGCGCACAACCAGGACCTGCGGGTGAAGACGGGCCAGCAGGTGCGCGGCGGCCAGGTGGTGGCCACCGTGGGGCAGTCCGGCAAGACCTCGGGGCCCCACCTGCACTTCGAGGTGCGCCGCGACGGGCTGCCCGTGGACCCGCTGGACTTCCTCGGGGCGCTGCCCACGCAGTAG
- the surE gene encoding 5'/3'-nucleotidase SurE, with protein MSPRPRILVSNDDGYLSEGIQALVDAVTPLGEVWVVAPDREQSAASHAISLHRPLRIKEVRERWYSVDGTPTDCAYLAIHHLLKDRRPDLMVSGINHGANLAEDVTYSGTVAAAMEGALLGVPSIAFSLVSRGPFDFGPAARFARALVTAALARPLPPRMLLSVNVPGGCEPQGYEVTRLGRHSYGYDVVENVDPRGRKYYWIGGTDYTHEDIPGSDCNAVHLHKRIAITPLRLDLTDTPRVKELASWGIEGFRRHELDPAATKDDPPAV; from the coding sequence GTGAGCCCGCGGCCCCGCATCCTCGTCTCCAACGACGACGGCTATCTCTCCGAGGGCATCCAGGCCCTCGTCGACGCGGTCACTCCGCTCGGCGAGGTCTGGGTCGTCGCGCCCGACCGCGAGCAGAGTGCCGCGAGCCACGCCATCAGCCTCCACCGGCCCCTGCGCATCAAGGAGGTGCGCGAGCGCTGGTACTCGGTGGACGGCACGCCCACCGACTGCGCGTACCTGGCCATCCACCACCTGCTCAAGGACCGCCGGCCCGATCTCATGGTCAGCGGCATCAACCACGGCGCGAACCTCGCCGAGGACGTGACCTACTCGGGCACGGTGGCGGCCGCGATGGAGGGGGCGCTGCTCGGCGTGCCCTCCATCGCCTTCAGCCTGGTGTCACGCGGCCCCTTCGACTTCGGGCCCGCGGCGCGCTTTGCCCGCGCGCTGGTCACGGCGGCGCTCGCCCGCCCGCTGCCGCCCCGCATGCTGCTCAGCGTGAACGTGCCCGGCGGCTGCGAGCCCCAGGGCTACGAGGTGACGCGCCTGGGCCGCCACAGCTACGGCTACGACGTCGTGGAGAACGTGGACCCGCGCGGCCGCAAGTACTACTGGATCGGCGGCACCGACTACACCCACGAGGACATCCCGGGCAGCGACTGCAATGCGGTGCACCTGCACAAGCGCATCGCCATCACCCCGCTGCGCCTGGACCTCACGGATACGCCCCGGGTGAAGGAGCTGGCCTCCTGGGGAATCGAGGGCTTCCGCCGCCACGAACTGGACCCCGCGGCCACGAAGGACGATCCTCCGGCCGTTTGA
- the glpX gene encoding class II fructose-bisphosphatase, producing the protein MDRNLAMEVVRVTEMAAIASARLMGRGEKDKSDQAAVDAMRRAFDALNIEGTVVIGEGERDEAPMLYIGEKVGKAQAGAPGVDIALDPLEGTNLCAYGRPGSISVVAMASKGCLLNAPDTYMEKIAVGPRAKGAIDLRKSPTENLRAIAEKMKVYVEDLTVMILDRERHQELIKEVRAAGARIRLIEDGDVAGAIATCFPGTGVDVLMGTGGAPEGVIAAAALRSVDGEMQGRLVPRNQGEIERAKKMGITDITKIYTAEELARGEVMFAATGVTTGDFLRGVRFFGGGCETHSVVMRSKTGTVRYIQSTHKFDSKPGYNF; encoded by the coding sequence ATGGATCGCAACCTGGCAATGGAGGTGGTGCGCGTCACCGAGATGGCGGCGATCGCATCCGCCCGTCTGATGGGCCGCGGCGAGAAGGACAAGAGCGACCAGGCGGCAGTGGACGCCATGCGCCGCGCCTTCGATGCCCTGAACATCGAGGGCACGGTGGTCATCGGCGAGGGCGAGCGCGACGAGGCGCCCATGCTCTACATCGGTGAGAAGGTGGGCAAGGCGCAGGCGGGCGCTCCCGGCGTGGACATCGCGCTGGACCCGCTCGAGGGCACGAACCTGTGCGCCTACGGCCGCCCGGGCTCCATCAGCGTGGTGGCCATGGCGAGCAAGGGCTGCCTGCTCAACGCGCCGGACACGTACATGGAGAAGATCGCCGTGGGCCCGCGCGCCAAGGGCGCCATCGACCTGCGCAAGAGCCCCACCGAGAACCTGCGGGCCATCGCGGAGAAGATGAAGGTCTACGTGGAGGACCTCACGGTGATGATCCTCGACCGCGAGCGCCACCAGGAGCTCATCAAGGAGGTGCGCGCCGCGGGCGCGCGCATCCGCCTCATCGAGGACGGCGACGTGGCGGGCGCCATCGCCACCTGCTTCCCGGGCACCGGCGTGGACGTGCTCATGGGCACCGGCGGCGCGCCCGAGGGAGTGATCGCCGCTGCGGCGCTGCGCTCGGTGGACGGAGAGATGCAGGGCCGGCTCGTGCCGCGCAACCAGGGCGAGATCGAGCGCGCCAAGAAGATGGGCATCACGGACATCACGAAGATCTACACCGCCGAGGAGCTCGCGCGCGGCGAGGTGATGTTCGCGGCCACCGGCGTCACCACCGGCGACTTCCTGCGCGGCGTGCGCTTCTTCGGTGGCGGCTGCGAGACGCACTCGGTGGTCATGCGCAGCAAGACCGGCACCGTGCGCTACATCCAGTCCACGCATAAGTTCGACTCGAAGCCCGGCTACAACTTCTAG
- the eno gene encoding phosphopyruvate hydratase codes for MTEIAEILAREVLDSRGNPTVEAEVHLSGGARGRAIVPSGASTGEHEALELRDGEKDRYLGKGVRKAVANILETLAPALLGSDATDQFAVDQRMLALDGTPTKGKLGANAILAVSMATARAAADAYGLPLYRYVGGSQARTLPVPLMNILNGGAHADTRVDMQEFMVVPAGAASFGEGLRWGAEIFHALKKILKANKLQTAVGDEGGYAPDLPANEEALRLIMEAIKTAGFKAGEQVFLAMDVAASEFFDKGSKKYKLKGEGKEFDAAGLIAYYGNLASKYPITSIEDGMAEDDWDGWKQITEKLGDKMQLVGDDLFVTNVERLSRGIETGTANSILVKVNQIGSLSETYDAVRMAHKAGFTSVMSHRSGESEDTTIADLAVALDCGQIKTGSASRSDRIAKYNQLLRIEEELGAGARYAGRSAFKALKAK; via the coding sequence ATGACCGAGATTGCCGAGATCCTAGCCCGCGAAGTGCTCGACTCCCGTGGCAACCCCACCGTGGAGGCCGAGGTCCACCTGTCTGGCGGCGCTCGTGGCCGCGCGATCGTGCCCTCCGGGGCCTCCACCGGCGAGCACGAGGCGCTCGAGCTGCGCGACGGGGAGAAGGACCGCTACCTGGGCAAGGGCGTGCGCAAGGCGGTGGCCAACATCCTGGAGACGCTCGCCCCGGCGCTGCTGGGCTCGGACGCCACGGACCAGTTCGCCGTCGACCAGCGCATGCTCGCCCTGGACGGCACCCCCACCAAGGGGAAGCTCGGCGCCAACGCCATCCTCGCCGTCTCCATGGCCACCGCGCGCGCCGCGGCGGACGCGTACGGCCTGCCGCTCTACCGCTACGTGGGCGGCAGCCAGGCGCGCACCCTGCCGGTGCCGCTGATGAACATCCTCAATGGCGGCGCGCACGCGGACACGCGCGTGGACATGCAGGAGTTCATGGTGGTGCCCGCCGGCGCCGCGTCTTTTGGTGAGGGCCTGCGCTGGGGCGCGGAGATCTTCCACGCGCTCAAGAAGATCCTGAAGGCGAACAAGCTGCAGACGGCCGTGGGCGACGAGGGCGGCTACGCGCCGGACCTGCCCGCCAATGAGGAGGCCCTGCGCCTCATCATGGAGGCCATCAAGACCGCCGGGTTCAAGGCCGGTGAGCAGGTGTTCCTCGCCATGGACGTGGCCGCGAGCGAGTTCTTCGACAAGGGGAGCAAGAAGTACAAGCTCAAGGGGGAGGGCAAGGAGTTCGATGCCGCGGGCCTCATCGCCTACTACGGCAACCTCGCCTCCAAGTACCCCATCACCTCCATCGAGGACGGGATGGCGGAGGACGACTGGGACGGCTGGAAGCAGATCACCGAGAAGCTCGGCGACAAGATGCAGCTGGTGGGCGACGACCTCTTCGTCACCAACGTGGAGCGGCTCAGCCGCGGCATCGAGACCGGCACGGCCAACTCCATCCTGGTCAAGGTGAACCAGATCGGCAGCCTCTCGGAGACCTACGACGCGGTGCGCATGGCCCACAAGGCGGGCTTCACCAGCGTGATGAGCCACCGCTCCGGCGAGAGCGAGGACACCACCATCGCGGACCTCGCAGTGGCGCTGGACTGCGGGCAGATCAAGACCGGCTCCGCGAGCCGCTCGGACCGCATCGCCAAGTACAACCAGCTGCTGCGCATCGAGGAGGAGCTGGGCGCCGGTGCCCGCTACGCGGGACGCTCGGCCTTCAAGGCGCTCAAGGCGAAGTAG
- a CDS encoding thioesterase family protein: protein MYEARLRVIYGDTDQMGVVYYANYFRYFEFARSELFRAKGGSYRDFEREGSLLPVVEAHCDYRASARYDDLLVIRTRVSELKRVSLTFSYELFREGELERPLCTGHTVHACIGRDGKPTRIPERLAQLLREDS, encoded by the coding sequence ATGTACGAGGCACGACTGCGCGTCATCTACGGCGACACCGACCAGATGGGCGTCGTGTACTACGCGAACTACTTCCGCTACTTCGAGTTCGCGCGCAGCGAGCTGTTCCGCGCGAAGGGCGGCAGCTACCGCGACTTCGAGCGCGAGGGCAGCCTGCTCCCGGTGGTCGAAGCGCACTGCGACTACCGCGCGAGCGCCCGCTACGACGACCTGCTCGTCATCCGCACCCGGGTGAGCGAGCTCAAGCGCGTGTCCCTGACCTTCTCCTACGAGCTCTTCCGCGAGGGCGAGCTCGAGCGCCCGCTGTGCACCGGCCACACGGTGCACGCCTGCATCGGGCGCGATGGTAAGCCCACCCGCATTCCCGAGCGCCTCGCGCAGCTGCTGCGCGAGGACTCCTGA
- a CDS encoding type II toxin-antitoxin system RatA family toxin — protein sequence MAGATKSIVINAPMEKVFDVIADFERYPEFLPEVKRIRLSNRQGDAVDVHYEVELMKTVRYTIHSVAQRPQKLSWTFVDGEFMKDNRGSWTLEPAGEGKTQATYNVEMAFGLLVPKAIVNTLAETQLPKMLEAFKRRAESR from the coding sequence ATGGCAGGCGCCACGAAGTCCATCGTCATCAACGCCCCGATGGAGAAGGTCTTCGACGTCATCGCGGACTTCGAGCGCTACCCGGAGTTCCTCCCGGAGGTGAAGCGCATCCGCCTGAGCAACCGCCAGGGCGACGCGGTGGACGTGCACTACGAGGTGGAGCTGATGAAGACCGTCCGCTACACCATCCACTCCGTCGCCCAGCGGCCCCAGAAGCTCTCCTGGACCTTCGTGGACGGTGAGTTCATGAAGGACAACCGCGGCAGCTGGACGCTCGAGCCGGCGGGCGAGGGGAAGACCCAGGCCACCTACAACGTGGAGATGGCCTTCGGACTGCTCGTGCCCAAGGCGATCGTGAACACGCTCGCCGAGACCCAGCTGCCCAAGATGCTGGAAGCATTCAAGCGACGCGCTGAGAGCCGCTGA